A DNA window from bacterium contains the following coding sequences:
- a CDS encoding thymidine kinase — translation MQLGFYASPFRQGWIELICGSMYCGKTEELIRRVRRAEIAKQKVQVFKPIIDTRYAPEDVSSHAGGRMRAVRATGAEEIWRLTEEDTAVVAIDEVQFFDDAVVDVCQALANSGKRVICSGLDMDFRGEPFGVTARLLALAESVEKLTAICMVCGAPATRSQRLINGAPAEWDDPVILIGAQEAYEPRCRACHVVPVNPGRVMQLPLPGGQAPQHV, via the coding sequence ATGCAGCTTGGATTCTACGCGTCGCCGTTTCGCCAGGGGTGGATTGAGCTCATCTGCGGCTCCATGTACTGCGGCAAGACCGAGGAGCTGATCCGCCGGGTGCGCCGCGCCGAGATCGCCAAGCAGAAGGTCCAGGTCTTCAAGCCGATCATCGACACGCGCTACGCCCCTGAGGACGTGTCGAGCCATGCGGGCGGGCGCATGCGCGCGGTGCGCGCGACCGGCGCCGAGGAGATCTGGCGCCTGACCGAAGAGGACACGGCGGTGGTCGCCATCGACGAGGTGCAGTTCTTCGATGACGCGGTGGTGGACGTGTGCCAGGCGCTCGCCAATTCGGGCAAGCGGGTCATCTGCTCGGGCCTGGACATGGACTTCCGGGGCGAGCCCTTCGGCGTGACGGCACGGCTCTTGGCGCTGGCCGAGTCGGTCGAGAAGCTGACCGCCATCTGCATGGTCTGCGGGGCCCCTGCGACCCGCTCGCAGCGCCTGATCAACGGCGCGCCCGCCGAGTGGGACGATCCGGTCATCCTGATCGGCGCCCAGGAGGCCTACGAGCCCCGCTGCCGCGCCTGCCACGTGGTGCCCGTCAACCCGGGCCGGGTCATGCAGCTGCCCCTGCCGGGCGGCCAAGCTCCCCAGCACGTCTAG